The region GCTACCAGGGAAACGGCGGTTATTTCTGCGAATACATGTTCGGCGTGGACCAGCCCTCCTCGGATCTCGCCAAACCGGACATCATCAACCGCCTGGTCATGTACGGAGCGCGTTCCGACGACACGGGCTCCATCCGCTTCAGCGACCGCACCCAGGGCGAGGAGAGCTTCGAGAACATCTTTTTCGAGGGCAACGCCGTCTGCAACTACTACTTTTTCGTCCACTCCACCCAACTCTCCCGCAAGCTGAAATACCAGCAGGAGGAACTGGTCAAGAATCTCGGCAAGGTCATCAAGCGCTCGGAATCGGTGGGCGACGAGCGCGACGACGCCCTGATCGCCAACATCTTCCCGCTGCTCAAGGACGATTCGGCCCAACTCTTCATCATCAAGCTGATCAACCGCCACCACCGGGAATACCGCGACCTCTTCAAAAGCCTGTACTACCGCAACAAAAAGATCGCCGACGACGATTTCGCCCGCCTGGTCAAGCTTGCGGCCACCTACCGGATCGACCGCTACCAGCAGGAGCGCATGCGCATCGACGCCATGTACCGCCATCCGTCCAACAAGCGCATCGTGGACGAATACCGCAACATCCTTCTGGCCTGCAACAGCAAGGGGGAGATCAGCCACCTGGACAACGCCCGGCTGACCCGGCTCAAGACCCTGTCGGTGCGCAACAAGATCCCCGGCGCCCTGTTCTATACCCTGGACGAAATGCTCAAAAAGGGGCGCAATCTGGTCCACCACCAGGAACAGGATTACATCGCCGCCACCCGCGAGGTGCTGCAGGGGATCTTCCTCAGGGAAAAGGAGATCGAAAGCCCGATCAACCGCGAAGACATGCTCAACCTGATCCTGGCCAAGAAAAAGGCCGTGGAGAACCGCGACCATTTCTTCGACCAGCTCATGCTGGACGCCAGCAAGGAGTGCGACGAAAAGATCCGCGACGGCGCCGACCCGGGGCTGATGGACGGCTTTTCCTACGTCATCACCTACCTGGACCGTTTCGACAGCGTCTCGAACCTGATCAGCCAACTGGCCTTCATGGAGAACGTGCGGGTCAGCGAGGAGATGCTGCAGGGGCTCCTGGAGCACAAGGCCGCCTTCGACAACCTCAAGGTGGGATGTTTCGAGGAGCTGTTCATCCGTGAACTGTTCCACAACGCCTACCTGGGCCGTTTCGGGCGGCGCAAGGTGACG is a window of Geobacter sp. FeAm09 DNA encoding:
- a CDS encoding TIGR04442 family protein — its product is MHKDIRLHGQVGSHVEYFVMVVGNDAYQRYFFNIVQEEEHLRIFSPGNEFIITPQGIGYQGNGGYFCEYMFGVDQPSSDLAKPDIINRLVMYGARSDDTGSIRFSDRTQGEESFENIFFEGNAVCNYYFFVHSTQLSRKLKYQQEELVKNLGKVIKRSESVGDERDDALIANIFPLLKDDSAQLFIIKLINRHHREYRDLFKSLYYRNKKIADDDFARLVKLAATYRIDRYQQERMRIDAMYRHPSNKRIVDEYRNILLACNSKGEISHLDNARLTRLKTLSVRNKIPGALFYTLDEMLKKGRNLVHHQEQDYIAATREVLQGIFLREKEIESPINREDMLNLILAKKKAVENRDHFFDQLMLDASKECDEKIRDGADPGLMDGFSYVITYLDRFDSVSNLISQLAFMENVRVSEEMLQGLLEHKAAFDNLKVGCFEELFIRELFHNAYLGRFGRRKVTVLLAGLNAVERRTGTTEELHRQLQEIDQEERLSAVLLEHVRDRIRNFYSRFTTKADQEALRREVIEELKNKRLIKADIPDHLFHETIFTIKKEAMYLHSLLPQIIAERNVGLREDFLENSGLDRFYVEELEREYYEKNGLNLEGLYQIRKGLS